In Podarcis raffonei isolate rPodRaf1 chromosome 8, rPodRaf1.pri, whole genome shotgun sequence, the genomic window TCCTCTTAAGGATCCCCACTAGCCACTCTCCTCTTTTAAGATGCCATGATACCCtatgcatacccttcaacatttctctggtgaatacagggacgtcccattccaaaacgataattttactatttttagccccacacattttactgggttgccccagccactctgggcagctaccaacaaatataaaataataataaaacatgcaacattttaaaataacttcCTCATGCAAGATTGCCTTCaggtggctcaggggtcagataactccagaCCCTGCAACATTAATAGGAATGGAAGCAATGAAAGAAATCTGTTGAGTCAGTagtgcttttatttataaattatgTAATTTGTTTAAACTCTTTGTATCGTATCATCATATTCCTCCTGAGTTTTGATGAAGTGTGAGCCTCACACTGCTAGCTTTTGCTCTCTGTCTTGTGTgctgggcaggggagggggagaggaaaacttGTAAACAGGATGTAATTTCTGCTGCAGTAATAATAACAACCCAAAGCTGCTTTCCCCTTTCAAGGTTATGCAGGATAAAAAGTTGCAAATAATCAGCAGCAGAGCGTTTAGTAAGAAATACATGCCTGTACCAGTTTATTAGGCTTTTGTTGGAGATAAGCTCAATGTACCTTAGTGATTTTAAACTGCATGGgggttttcagtctctgttttgggTCTCCCATCAGAAGTACGTATGTCATTTCAAGATCAAAACCGGTGATACACGGTCATCACTGCTGATCTTCAGTGCACAGCTACAACAAGGCACAGCCTATCTGTGAGTTTATGCACATTCCCAGCCTATGGACCTTGACAGTGAAACCTGACAGGTCTGAGCATGTGAACCCATGTAACATGCCTTATGATGCCTTTCCATtctcagaggagggcgaccaagatgatcaaagttctggaaaccaagccttatgaggaaccgtTGAAGGAGCTcgattgagaggagatacgatagccatcttcaaatatctcaagtgtTGTCACACGGAAGAACGAATaagtttgttttcttctgctctagagggtagggcCTGAACTATTACAAGATTCAAATTACAGGATTGAACATGAGGAAGAAATAGTATATTATTTACAAAAGTTATAACATTCTGCAGGGTGCAGAGCAGGTTTAGAGCCTGCACGACACGCTGGCTTTGCaaaccaggcaggcaggaaggacaCCAAACTCTCCTTAGAGTGATCCTAGACTGACAGCAAAGCCTGTGTCTTATCTGACACCTTCAGCCTTAGGGGACATCATGCAGGGGCCCCCCAGCACTGCTCCCTTCAAGAGTTTCTCGCCTTCCTTTCCCCCAGCTGGTACTCCAGCTTCCTGCAGCCCTGGGAGCTGAAGCTCTCTCCACACACATCCCCCAACTCAGTTTCCTTGCAGACCAGGCAAGCAAGTAGCATTTCCATCTGCAAAGCCAACTGAGAAGTGTCTGCAGCGGGAATCTCTTGTCCCACACTCTGAGTGTGAGCAgtggcaattttaatctgaaatcttttgACACACTTTACTGCGATAATAGTTCAGAAACAACTGACGCTAATAAAATTCCCTATGGCAGAATGCTGCTATCACTATGCATCTTTCAGACTCTGAGATatgatcaaaataataataaaccgtGTATTaataattaattgattaattattattattattaattaataaatgCTCTCTTGCTGATTACTTATTTACCCTGCTTAATCTTGGAAAGCGGAATGTAGTCGTGGCTTTTTGTTATCTTGGAGCAGAAATTACATCCTGCTTCCAAGTTTTCCTCTCCCCCACGCTTGATTAGCACAGCTCTGCTCAAACAGGTGATTTCTGAGAAAACGAAACCTAAATGAGGTCGCCCTAAGCTGAACCCAACGCACCTATAACGTGTCTATTTTGGTAGTATGGCAGGATGGGAAGCCCCCCAGAGCCATCTCTGAGGGCGGACCATGCTATTAGGTCCTCCAgctctgcagaggggagaaggtgctgaaagcctaaatctcaacaggaagtgatctgactaTGACAAGGGACTTATGTCACTATGCCCCACTTTGAGATTACGCTCTTCttgcccagttgagaaaacaaggtccagagtgtagCCTGCCACATGGGTTGGGGTgttgacatgttgggacagccccatggttgccATGGCAACAATGGGGTCCTAAGCCACCCCAGAGCTGGTCACCTTGGCATGGATGCTGAAGTCCCCCAAAACCAGCAGTCTATGactcctcaaccccccccccccccgagaagctCTTACGGCTCAGGGACGGAAACTGCTGGGCAGCGAGACAGGTAGTAAGGATATCAAATGCCacagagtgtgttacttccaggttttgctgcttgcaCGGACGCTCAAAATGAGTAATTTTGATTATTGCCTACTATCATCTAATGAAATAATTTTAGCAACATGTAATAAAACTGCATCGAAATCAAACAATTCTCTATCTTAAAGGCATATCTGGGTAGAAGTTACACAGAGAGGTTTCGATAGCATGTTACATTAATATGACAAATGTGTCTATTTTACCTCTGAGCTTAATTGTATCGTATTGTGGTAAGGCAAATCAGCTATAGGGTCTGCTCCATTGTCTCTAGAACCAGCCAAAGTGGGTATGAAAAGGGGTGCCAAAGTGGGAAtgtttgccacagcagcagcagcagctcctgttaCCCCACCTTGGGTTGCATCATGTCTTGTGCCAGTTCTACTTGGCCCTGAGATGCTCTGCCTCACACTCTTCCAGTCCTAGGGCTTTCTTTCGAACCCTATGAGCATCCTCAGCTAGATTATCCAGGAAGCTCAACAGCATCCAATAAATGATGGCAAAAGACACCTCTGCTGCTACCAAGCTTCTAACTAGCAAAGGCGGGAATAATTCTTTTGCATAATCTGTTATTTTCTTTATAACCAGATCCCCGTTAATTTCTTCCTCCTGAGGAGACTTCATCACGGCCTTCAGTTCTTCAACAGGCTTCCTGGCCAATCTGGCCCGCCTAGCTAAGGAGCCATCATCCAGCTCAAATCTCTTGTAGAAGGCAACCAGGGACCCAAGCAAGAGGGCAACATCACAAGCCAGAGGAAGGCCTGGAAGGGGAATCTCATTGATGCCAGCAGATGCCAGGTATGTTTTCCACAGGTGgcttttcagtgcagatttcttcTTTTCTATGACCTCAGATGAAAAGTTGGGAAGGCTGAGCAGGAATGCAGTTCTCTTCAGGCTGGGCAGAGCTTTTTCAACATCTCCACCAGTCGGGGGAAATCATACTTGCGAAGGTCTCAGGAGGAGATCAAAAAGACTTGAGGGATGGTGTTCCTGAAGCACTTCTCAAGCTGCTTCTTGAAGTCATTCCTCATCTTTCCAAGGACTTCCTCTGCATTGAAGGTATTTGGGTAAGACCTTTCCATGATGATTTTCCATACTCTGAAGTTTCTGCAATGCAAATGGGTCACGTGACAAATGATGTGCAGGTGGCCCTCAGCAGAAAGTTAGTGTTGAAAGGGCTCCCTTTAAGCAGAACAGTCTGTCTCTGCACATGCTAATGCAATCctttcactgccccccccccggtctatTTTAATGCAAGTAACAGGATAGGTCTAGAGAGGGTTGGAAGAAAGAACTTGACACACTTCAGACATGAGGCAGAACCTTGTTGTCATTGCATTCTTATATTAATAAGTCTGTGCCCAGTGCGCATCTGATGTACTGCAGATGCAGGTCTGGTTGTGCAACCATGGACGTCACATGCCCTTATCAGCTGAATTCTCCTCATAGCGCTGCTCTGCTCCCATAGCCTgccatttatttttatgtattttctctatttcttttttttatgttttgtagtgctgtttttttcctttttcttctttttttttcttttttttgtaatcttgaaacttttaataaatattatttttttaaaaaaatagcctgCCATTTATACCCCAGGCTTATGATGCTTTTCCATTCTCAGAGGatggcgaccaagatgatcaaagttctggaaaccaagccttatgaggaaccgttgaaggagctggattgagaggagcagtggcgtagcgtggggggtgcaggggggccgaccgcaccgggcgcaacatctgagggttagggttagggggcgcaaatccacggattagggggcgcaaatccacgggttaggggcacaaattacttgccttgccccgggtgctgacaacccacactatgccactggagaggagatacgatacaactgagaggagatacgactGGCATCGGTTGCCAGTTCATTTAGAGGCCCAGTTCAAACTACTCACATTAATGTTTAACTCCATTGAGAATTCCAAGGAAACCATATTCTGGGTAAGCACTGGAACCCCAGGAATCTCTTACTAAACAGAAATTGGGGTGCAGGCAACTTTATAGTCATTACAACATCTTAAGTAAATTGCTTCAGCAAATGCTCTTGAAATTCCTGTACAGCTTCATCTGCCTCTCAGTTTCCTGCCTAAACCCCCTGAAATGGCTGCAATGCTTTGATGAGAAGCTTTCAAACCGCATAAATTGGACTTCCTGTCCTGGTGAGGGTTTCTCCTGGAGAGAGAAACTCTgatatacaggggtaccttggttcccgaacagcttagttgtcgaacaaatcagctcctgaactctgcaaacccggaagtaagtgttccggtttgcgaacgtttttcaaaagccaaacgtccgacgtggcttctgcttgagtgtaggaggctcctgcagccaatcggatgccacaccttggtttttgaatggtttcgggagtcgaacacacacccagaatggattaagttcaagaaccaaggttccccTCACTGTATATTTGATTGTTGTCCTTTCAAGCAACCGTTCACTGCTGAATACATAGCAGGAATGGTTGAGATATGGGAAAGTGAGCAAAGAAAGAAACAGTCAGAATTAATTAGGTGGGGCTCCTTTTAGAgctgaaaggcagaatataaatattattCCTTGATGGCTTCCTTGTCGACTTTTGCATTGTTACATTGATAGGCTGCATAAAGTGGAAGGGCTTTAAAGCTGTGGGGGTTTAGGGCGTCTTAGAGGAAATAGTTTCTTTTCCAGAAAAGTTCTAACATTCTGCAGGGTGCAGAGCGACGTTAGAGCAAGAAGCTGGCTTTGCAGaccgggcaggcaggcaggacacCAAACTCCCCACAGAGTGTTCCTAGATGGACAGCAAAGCCTTTGTCTCATCCGCCATCCTCAACCTGAGAAGGAGATGATGCAAGGGATCATGGCGCTGCTACACTCCAGGGTTTCTACAGCCATACGCAGAGAGGCTCGCCTTCCATTCCCCCAGCTTGTCCTCCAGCTTCCTGCAGCCTGGGGAGCTgttgctcttccccaccccctgcagctgGATCTGCAAAGCCAGCTGAGAAGCGGCTGCAGCAGGATCTTTTCCTATCCAGCCCACAGTGCCAGTAGTGGCAATTTTAATCTGAGTGTATTGTACACAGTGTGTACACAGTGTATTGCGATAAGAGTTCAGAAACTGTCTGCGCTAATAAAACTCCCAGTGGCAGAATTCGCCTATCACCATGGGACTTTTGGACtctgagatatgatagccatcttcagatatctcaagggctgccatatGGAGGGCGGTGCAAGTTTGCTTTCTCCTGCACCAGATGGTCAGACCTGGACAAACAGCTTCAAGCTACAaggaaagagattctgactaaacacaaggaagacctttctgacagtgatagctctttgacagtggaacggactccctctggAGTATtagtattaatacagtggtacctcagattacatacgcttcaggttacatacgcttcaggttacagactctcctaacccagaaatattaccttgggttcagaactttgcttcaggatgagaacagaaatcgtgcagcggcggtgcagcgacagcaggaagctccattagctgaagtggtgcttcaggttaagaacagtttcaggttaagaacagacctccagaaagaattaagttcttaacccgaggtaccactgtaatataattttaaaaatgggtgTGGAAGATGAATGCAGAAGAGGTCAATTCTAGATGAACAGGAATGGAAGTGATGAAAGAAATCTATTGAGTCAGTAGTGCTTTTATTTCTAAATTATGTAATTTGTTTAAAGTCTTTGTATCATATCATCATATTCCTCCTGAGTTTTGATAAAGAGTGAGGCTCACACTGCTAGCTTTTGCTCTCTGTCATGACCCAGCACAGTCCAAGAAATGATTTGCAAGAAGGAGTACCTATAGCGACCCCATTTAGCTTTCGTTTTCTCTGAAATCACCTGTTTGAGCAGAGCTGTGTGCTGGGGCAGGGGAGGCTGAGAGGAAAACTTGTAAACAGGATGTAATTTCTGCTCCAGTATAATAAAAACCCAAAGCTACTTTCCCCTTTCAAGGTTATGCAGGATAAAAAGTTGCAAATAATCAGCAGCAGAGCATTTAGTAAGAAATACATGCCTGTACCAGTTTATTAGGCTTTTGTCAGAGACAAGCTCAATGTACCTTGGTGATTTTAAACTGCATGGgggttttcagtctctgttttgggTCTCCCATCAGAAGTATGTATGTCATTTCAAGATCAAAACCGGTGATACATGTCATCACTGCTGATCTTCAGTGCACAGCTACAACAAGGCACAGCCTATCTATGAGTTTATGCACATTCCCAGCCTATGGACCCTGACAGTGAAACCTGACAGGTCTGAGCATGTGAACCCATATAACATGCCTTATGATGCCTTTCCATtctcagaggagggcgaccaagatgatcaaagctctgggaaccaagccttatgaggaaccgttgaaggagctgggtatgtgtatcccagaaaagaggagattgagaagagatacgatagccatcttcaaattacTGAAGGTTTGTCACACGGAAGAAGGAAtaagtttgttttcttcttctccaaaggGTAGGGCCTGAACTATTAcaagattcaaattacaagattGAACATGAGGAAGAAATAGTATATTATTTACAAAAGTTATAACATTCTGCAGGGTGCAGAGCGGGTTTAGAGCCTGCATGACATGCTGGCTTTGCaaaccaggcaggcaggaaggacaCCAAAATCTCCTCAGAGTGATCCTAGACTGACAGCAAAGCCTGTGTCTTATCTGACACCTTCAGCCTTAGGGGACATCATGCAGGGGCCCCCTGGCACTGCTCCCTTCAAGGGTTTCTCGCCTTCCTTTCCCCCAGCTGGTCCTCCAGCTTCCTGCAGCCCTGggagctgaagctctttccacacacatCCCCCAACTCAGTTTCCTTATAGACCAGGCAGGCAAGTAGCATCTGCATCTGCAAAGCCAACTGAGAAGTGTCTGCAGCAGGAATCTCTTGTCCCACACTCTGAGTGCCAGCAgtggcaattttaatctgaaatcttttgACACACTGTACTGCAGTAAGAATTCAGAAATGGCTAGCGCTTATAAAATTCCCTATGGCAGAATGCTGCTATCACTATGCACCTTTTGGACTCTGAGATATGAtcaaaaaagtaataaaatggtGTAATCATGTATTGCTCAGCAACAgagcaataaatgcaataaattactTATTTACCCTGCTTAATCTTGGAAAGCGGAATGTAGTCGTGGCTTTTTGTTATCTTGGAGCAGAAATCACCCCCTGTTTCCAAGTTTTCCTCTCCCCCAAGCTTGATTAGCACACAGCTCTGCTCAAACAGGTGATTTCTGAGAAAACAAAACCTAAATGAGGTCGCCCTAAGCTGAAGCCAATGCACCTATCACGTGTCTATTTTGGTAGTATGGCAGCCATCTCTGAGGGCAGACCATCCTATTAGGTCCCCCACCTCTGCagaggggaaaaggtgctgaaagcctaaatctcaacaggatgtgatctgaccatgacaagggactgatgtcgcTATGCCCCACTTTCAGATCACGCTCTTCttgcccagttgagaaaacaaggtccagagtgtggcctacCACATGGGTTGGGCTgttgacatgttgggacagccccatggttgtcatggcaacTATGAGGTCCTAAGCCATCCCAGAGCTTGTCACCTTGGCATGGATGCTGAAGTCTCCCCAAACCAGCAGTCTACAAGTCTTCAACCTCCCCTCTGAGAGGCTCTTTTGGCTCAGGCAAGGAGAAAAGTTGGGAAGGCTGAGCAGGAAAGCAAGTCTCTTCGGGCAGGGCAGAGCTTTCTCCAAGGTCTCCACCAGTCGGGGAAAATCATACTTGCGAAGGTCCCAGGAGGAGATCAAAAAGACTTGAGGGATGGTGTTCCTGAAGCACTTCTCAAGCTGCTTCTTGAAGTCATTCCTCATCTTTTCAAGGACTTCCTCTGCATTGAAGGTATTTGGGTAAGACCTTTCCATGATGATTTTCCATACTCTGAAGTTTCTGCAATGCAAATGGGTCACGTGACAAATGATGTGCAGGAGGCCCTCAGCAGACAAGTTAGTGTTGAAAGGGCTCCCTTTAAGCAGAACAGTGTGTCTCTGCACATGCTAATGCAATCCTTTCACTGCCCTCCCCGGTCTATTTTAATGCAAATAACAGGATAGGTCTATACAGAGAGAGGGTTGGAAGAAAGAACTTGACACACTTCAGACATGAGGCAGAACCTTGTTGTCATTGCATtcttatattaattatattatattaaagtCTGTGCCCAGCGCGCATCTGATGTACTGCAGATGCACGTCTGGTTGTGCAACCATGGACGTCACATGCCCTGAGCAGCCGAATTCTCCTCATAGCGCTGCTCTGCTCCCCCAGCCTGCCATTTACACCCCAGCCTAAGGATTTTATCCAACATTACTCATGCTCAGAGCACACCAGCTGAAATGAATGCACCTGATTAACTAGAAggtttaaaaaaatgggaaatttGTAGCTCCTTTTCAAATATTCTATTCTACACTGCAGTAGTAGGAAGGCCAGGTTCTGGGTAGTCCTTTTTCATCAATGCCACGCGGCTTAAGTGCTGACAACTCAGGTGCTGCTGAGACTGGCACAGAGGCAACAACAGCAGAGGTGAAGTATTACTTCCATGGGATGCTTCCACAGGTGATCCTTTGGGACTTCCCAGAAAAGGCAGCATCCCCGCTGGCAAACGGGCTGCCTGGAGCTCCCTCTGGCCAGGAATGCGGCTTCGGCTATTTGTTGCGTTCTTATCTCATCCTCGCTGGTTACCTTcgctttcttttttgcttttagtAGTGTGAGggtcaggagggagagagggtataagagggaggcagagggagagaatAGGAGAAGCAAAACCTCCGAGAAGACGGCTGAGCTTGGCTACAAAATTTCAGTGCGCCAGCAGGTAAGCAGTTTTCTCATGATTTCCGTTTCTTTTTGAGCTTGTTTGCGTTAAAGGAGACTCTGAGCTCTTTGCTTGGTGCAGGCAGCAGAACGGTTCTTggtttttttaaccttttctcttttttaattgttattttttaccttttacctttttattgttattatattaattatattatagcTATTGTGATCATATCGTATTGTAAACAATTATATTATTACCAATAATGATGTTCTAGAAGGCTGCCCTTCTTCTCTGCGGCAAAGGGAATAAATAACATGCCACAAGTTGCTAGTGCTACTTTTAGAGTTTATGTAACTGCCCTGAAGCCAATGCGACCGGTCTCCCTTTCGCGTGTTAATTCAATATATCCCTCTGCAAAGCACCCCCCCATGGGTATTTTTCCTGAAAGAAAGCAGCAGGAAGACAGCTGTGCCCCAGCACTTGCTGATGTGCAAAAATGGTATCTGTGAGCTA contains:
- the LOC128418795 gene encoding interferon-inducible GTPase 5-like — encoded protein: MERSYPNTFNAEEVLEKMRNDFKKQLEKCFRNTIPQVFLISSWDLRKYDFPRLVETLEKALPCPKRLAFLLSLPNFSPCLSQKSLSEGRLKTSLPSLKRTAFLLSLPNFSSEVIEKKKSALKSHLWKTYLASAGINEIPLPGLPLACDVALLLGSLVAFYKRFELDDGSLARRARLARKPVEELKAVMKSPQEEEINGDLVIKKITDYAKELFPPLLVRSLVAAEVSFAIIYWMLLSFLDNLAEDAHRVRKKALGLEECEAEHLRAK